From the Amia ocellicauda isolate fAmiCal2 chromosome 12, fAmiCal2.hap1, whole genome shotgun sequence genome, the window GTTGTTCCTTTGAGGTCTTTCAGGTGGGTGATTGTGACCAACTCCTGCTCCCGAAGCCTCTTGGGTGTCTCCCAGAATCTGGTTCAGCTGAGTCCCGACCACAGCACCCAATTGATAAAGTAACCCCACTTAAATGGCTTTTCCTTTTTGAATTATTGTCGGCGGTCGAATGGTTGTTCACAATCGTCCCGCTCAGCTTCGTGAAGGCATAAGAGCTCAGCTGAACGTAGGGGGGGAAACTAAGTTGCCTTGGGCAAGGGGAAGGGGGATctcctaataaataaataaataaataaataataataataataaaagaagaaaaaggaaaaaaagatgcTTTAGATTCTTCAGATCCTGAATCCACCCTTGGTTACATGCTTCTTGCGATGGCTTTAGTCCCTGTGTCTATTTATTCACAATGTAATATAATGTGTAAACTGGGGGGGTCACAGCAGTATGACCTCCTTTGACCAGAGACGTTCGTCTCATTTGTACCGACTATCTACCTACCTGTacttttattgattgatttgatttgttttgcatgtaCGATATTTTTGGGAGGCTCATTCATGTGGGGACAGTGGTCGGTCCTCCTGTTCGCTTCTGTGTTTATTCATATGTTCTTGGTCTTTCAAATGCACTCCAATCACAATGTGAATGAGCCACGGCACGAATTGCTGCGCCTCCTCCCATGCCTGCCTGTGCTTTAACCCCCCCCGGCCCCTGTCCTTGTCTCCTCCATTGTTCTTCGCTGCACACCGCCATGGCTCTGTGCAATTTCGTCCCCTGTGCTTTGTGTTCATTTCTGTTGGCTTTATAGCACATTCACGTGAGATACTCTCTGTGGTGGTAATTAACTCcgtgctctccctctctctcatattTTCCCCTATCAAAATGGTTGCTCCCTCCCCTTAAACTGTACTGTGCTTTTTTGCCTTGTGCCTCTGTGCTTTAATCTGTCATCGCCGTGCTTCATCGCACTGGCTGGGGGGGGCGAGTGGCTTTCTGTTTGCGACAAGGCCACAGCACCCCCACCCTCATCcccttatgtttttgtttttaatttttaaaaccaTTGTTTCTGACCGGTGGCATCGCTAGCCTGGGGTACCTAAGAGGGGGGAAACCCCAAAACAAAATCCCAGTAAACTATGGCCCCCTGTACATGCAAAGGCTATCTGAACAAAACCCGAAAGCTCGGGGGCGCTTGAGAGACTCCACAAGCTGGGCTGTAAGCTCCAGTTAAAGGCAGACCACTTCAACCACCTTGCCTGTCCCCTTCAGACACACAGGACAGGATCACATCAAAAACCTGTGACTGACCCACGAATGGCAAAGCACAGACCTGTAACCTGCCAGGATTTTATTTATTGCTACTTAAAAAGTTTctgggagagaaagaaaaagagaaaagaaaaagcccAAAATGGACACTGCATCAGAGCATTTCTTTtttgtcaatttttttttaaattatgtctGTTAAGCCAGCTGTCGGCCCTCTTGTCCGGCCGTCGCACCGGACCGAATTAATTGTTTTCCTTCCAGCTGATGGGAGGGAAATGTAGAAATCGTGAAATTGTAAGAGTACGTAGTGTTTGTGTCTCTTACTTCGGCATCAAGCTCAGATTTGGGAAAGGAACCGTGGCCCTCGGCGTTTCAAGATTTTCAAAGCAGCCAAAGCTCCTGATCCTAACTACTTTACTGAGAAGGAAACTCATATAAAATGACGTTCGCTTTTGCAGATGCTTCGAGCGGTTAAGTGCTATATTATGTATTGGGTAAAGTCAACCTAGGGATGTCTTTGTCACATAATGCCAAAACGAAATCAGAGAAACTAAAACGGGAGAAAAAAAGTAAACAGGCCGCTTGTTGCTGGAAATCCGGTTCGAGGCGCCGCGAGGTATTGGTGCCGAGGTTCCCAAACTTAATGCCGATTTATTTATTGCGTGGAGCTGAGAGGAGATTCTTCTGGGGACTTTTTTGCAAAGATGTTTCATTTGTCCATAGTTAGCTACTACCGGAACCAGAAGAGCTTGAGGGGACCAGAACCTTGGTCTTGCTCGGAAGGGTTCCTGCAGAGGTCCTGGGTCCGTTTAGGAACCGGACACAGATGGACCCGGTGGCCTCTTGACCTTCCCGCCGCAGCGGTACCGGCGTCAGATGGCGAGAGTCAAAAAATGACGGACAGATCGCGGTGAGCCAAAAGCTTATTCTCGGTGGCAGAAAGTTCTTCTCCTCTGAAGTTTTTGGCTTGCCGGGTCAACTTCAGGAGCGGCACAAAACCAGCCCAGCCcaaaggctgtgtgtgtgtgtcggttcTCAAGCAGTTTTCCGGTATCGTTCCTGTATAGAGTAGGACCCAGAAGAGTCTCGCGAGTCCGACCACttcacatgttttttttcacaTGGTACTGAGGGAGGCGGgggatgtttattattattattattattattattattattattattattattattattattattattattatttttatttcttggcagacgcccttatccagggcgacttacaacaaaagtgcaatacaagcACGCATGATGGGCCCCTGCTCACCCCTTTCTCTGAAAACGTATGTGTTCCGGAATGAGAAATTCTAAAGAATGGGGTTGGTTTTGATTCCCCCGTTGACTCCACGTAACGAAGCCACCAGTCTTTGTGCTCTCGCTGTCTCCTTGTGCGGTGCCCTTCCTGCCTTTTTTTGTGTTGTCCCTGCTGTTGCCAATGTGGCTCCCCCACCCTTGGAAACCTCACTGCATGTTTCCTTTTATgtcttgtctttattttatggttttaatgCGCTCCCAATGTTCAGCTTGTGAGACAGAGAGCTCAATCTCATCCCCTGCTGGACAGCACTCGACCGTACCGATTGCAGTTCCCTAGCACCAAAAAGCATTAGAAATatgtaaacaggaaaaaaagaaaatgggcaGTAAACCTGTGcggatgttgttgtttttttttgtttttttaatgtccttttgttgttttgttatttaaaaggaaaacaacaaagaaacctATTTACTGTATCATCATTGAAGGTGCACCTGATTTTCTCATCGAGTCAATGCCTTCTACCGTCAGACCTACCTGCCTGGGTGTGCGGCTCTTGAGATGGCAGAATGCCCCACTTGGCAACGCACAGCGTTGCGTCAAATActttttggtgtgtttttgttttgtttttggggggaGTGCAGAAACCACAATTGCAGTGTGTGTCCCACCTGTGTTGGGCTGTGTTGGCAAACAGCATACTTGCGCAATATTAGGTTTTCCAATACTCCCAGGCGGTTTAACTTTGTCTcaagaattgtttttttttgtgttgtttttaaaggcAAATTTCAACACCACGAAGGAGGGAGGATTGGAAAACGGACCTAAAAGCTGACGCCGGATACTTGGCGATGGGCTTTTTCAGCTGTTAAACAGCCAAAAAGCCCATGCCGTGACACGTAACAGAACTTAAAGGGAAAACGAATACCAATTGACGCACAAGTTGAACTTTATGGAATTATTGTGCCTGTGCCTTTAAGGACAGGGTAGTGGGCATGGTTATCTGGCTGTCCGTCAGCATTTGTGACACTTCCGTCGTGTGTGTgttcgtttttttttattcGTCGTTGTCGGTGTTACCGTCTCCAAACTGAATTGGCGAATTGAAAAAAAAAGCGAATGCGACAAACTGGAAAATCGACCAAAACCAGAAAAAAGGAGAATTAAAAACTGATTTTGTACATATCTGGTGTAAATAAACTCCAATAAATGACAAATTATTTTTATCcaatgcattgtgtgtttgtggattTATTCACTTGTCTTTTCCTGTGGGCTACAAAGCCGTAGGGATTTAGTAGATTTGTAAGTagataataatttaaattaaaaaaaacacaatacaggtTACAATAGTATAAGAATAGTTTAATGGCCTTCCTTCTTTCCAAGGTGTTCTTCTCTGACAGACAAGTACAAAAGTCACATCTtgttacacaaatacataaaaaatacaaatgtataaacaaTAGATACATAAAACGCTACCAAAACCTGGTCAGATTAATGTacagaaaaggggaaaaaacaaatattaaagctGAACAAAAAGCCCAGTTTATTTTCCTCAGGCAAATCCAATCCAAATTCTAAACATTGTCAGCGCAGCGCCAGGTCCTCACTCAGTGCCCAGCCGCTCCGGGCCGAGGTGGGAGGTGGCCTGGTCCAGTACGCGGAGGATCTCGGCGCCATGCAGCAGACTGGAGGCTGTGCTCAGCGGGGCATTGACCTCGCACTCCCACCGCGTCAACACAGGCAACGCTGGACACACACTCCCCGCTGACCAGTCTagggcagagacagagagaggcgcGGAGGGGTTACTTAATATATGGTTTGTGTAGTGGTTGCACTGGCCCTGGCTACGGGGTTACATACATAAGACTGAGCTGTcacaagggagagggagagagagggacagaatgACAGGGAGAAGAAGACAGTGAgaaggagatagagagatggagagtgagagagaggaagcAAGACACAAAGTGAACCTTACCGGAGCGGTGAGTGCTTTTGACCGGTGTGTCCGTGCTGCAGAAGGGGGTGTCAAGGCGGGGGGCCCCCCCTGCAGTCTCCGTGTAGCCAGGAGCCCATGGGACGGAGGCCTGGGGTCCCACACACCCACAGCAAGCAGCCCTGCCTGAGACAGAGACACCAGTGCTGTGAAACCAAAGAGCAATGACCAAGCTTTCAAAGTAGCTTAGGccgtaaaaaataataatgaatgaactattattattattattgtggtggGTATTGTTTCTCCAGGTGGTATTGCGGTTGTTCTGACGTGTCTGCAGTACCTAAACTCCAGGGGTCTCGTCTCCGGCCCTGCGTGATGTAACTCTGCAGGTTCACTTCCCCAGGCACCTTCATTCTCTTCCACAGGGGGGCACTGCCATCTAAAACCCAAGTCTCCTGAAAGGCAACAGGGTGGGTCAGACACCAGCTGCTCCCACACCTGCTCTATGGCCACACAGTTCTGACTCAGGGTCTGCAGTACCTGTGTATTACAGCTCCAGAGGGGCCCGGGCTGCTCTTCCCTCCAGTGTCTCTTCTGGTGCCTGCTCTGCCACCCACGCATCTCCTGGGCAACCTCTGCTGTGCAACGCTTCCCAAGGCAACAGCACTCTGCCCGTTCACTGCAAAGGGGGCGAACAGACAAACAAGACAGTCCTTGTGGTGGGACTGCTAAACACATCGGAGCACTTCCTGTACTCATCTCTCAGCACCTGCTCGGGTCCTTACCTGGGCTGTGCGGCCATGAGATGTGGCTGGGGCTGGCGGGGGTCGAGGTGGGAGGGGTCTTTGATGTCAGACATCTGCAGTGACCCTCTCTGCTGAGCTCTGGGAACAGGAGGGGGTGCAAAGGGGGTCTCCTCACCAGGCACAGCTAGGCCCCTGTAGCTGCTGTCTGGCAACTCCCACGAGGACTTGGGGAGAGGACTAGGGCCCAGTTCTGCTCCGTCGCCAGGTCCCAGGGCCCCCCGGTCCCCCGCTACCTCAGGGATGGGGCTGAGCTTGAAGTCCTCTCCGTCCATAGGGATGTAGGGGGCCAGCGAGTCCAGGTCCAGCTCATTGTGGTTCTCCTGTAAGGAGTCAAGGTTACTGGGTGAAGCATCTTCACCGATCATCTGTCCACCCCTCTGTTCACAATGGTCACTTCATCCAGAACAAGGTCAGAGAGATGGAGCCCAGGCCAGTGGGCACAGGGGCACAGGGCAGggtacagtcacacacacacacacactcaaatgaCTACAGGGCAATCTTAGATTAGCCAATCAACCACAGCAGCCGGAGACCCTTGCTCCAGTAGAAACCCGGATGGACAACAGCAATGAAGAATACAGCTCAGAAGAAGCTGATTGATTTCAATGCTGACAGCAAGATATGGGTGGATTGAAACAGAGAGAAGGGAGatgggggctggggggggtgtACCTGGTTTTTTTTCTGGAGCCCTCCCTCGCTGTCCCACTCCAGAAGTCTCTCCATCAGAGAGACAATGGCTGCCTTGGCCCCCCCATCTCTGGGATCTGtctcctgcagagagagagatagagaggatGTGAAAATTGAAGCTACACTGGTAGGCCAGAGCAGAaaccctcctctcctcctctcctcctctcctgtgtACTCACTGTGTATTCTGCAGGAAAGCAGCTCTCCCCAGCGAACCCAGTAGAGCCCATATACCCTCTACCCTGGCCACATCGCActggaacagagagagagagagagagaaacgttACCCCACAGAAATATATCAATACAAAATGTCTCCACAGGAGGATTTCATAGGCTTGTGTGACATGGTTGCAATTGGGAAATGTATTTAGTTGGCATAGTGTCACAGTTTTGGGGGGTTTGTGTTTAATTCACATTTAATTTGCATGGTTGCATTAATGTTTACTGTGGTTATTTCACCAGGCAAACTGCCCACTCTGCTATGCCTTCTAATTGTTTGTTAATTGGATAATTGGGAACAGCATTTTTGCTCTGGAATAAAACTCCTGCCTGGGCATTTCCTACATCTCCTGTCCCAGCCTTGACCCCTTTCAGGGGACAGGGTAAACCAGGATAAACCAATGCCAAACCTCCCTGCTGTTTCTGAGAGGCGTTCACAGTCACAGAAGTGCAGAGGTGGGATTGTACCAACTGGGCCTGACAGGGGGACTTTTTATTCACTCATTAGCTATGTTGTTGATTATTCAGCAGCCAATAGAATATGTTAGACTTCCATATTTCATCAGCATGTCTTGAATATTCATTGTACTCCCACTTTGATCCCATATATGGGTACAGTGGGCACCCTGGCCTGTTTTGCATGCAGACCTAACCTTGTGCTCTGCTTTCCGGGACCTGGGTCGGGCCGAGCAGGGGGGTGGGGACAGGAGCAGGCGCCAAGGCATCAGTGTCGTGGGCTGGGCAGGGTCTGAACAGGCTCTCTGTCTGCTCCAGGGAGAAGGTCACCTCCGATTCCTCCGGCTCactggagggagggggggagagagagagaggaagggagggaggaagggagagcgagagtgagagggaggggTCACCATTAAGATGATTGGCCTCCCCCAGTATATGCCTTGCCTGACACACTTATACACTACATTTTCTCACCTGAGGATGTAGTTGACGCAGAGGACACTGTGGGGCTGTCCTGTTCGCTCGTCGCAGACCACCGTAGCGTCGGTCTCCGCCCACACGTAGCCCCCCCTCCGTGCCAGCAGCCTGTAGCGGCCCGTGGACATCTGACCTTTGGAGAACACTGTCCGGGGAGGGCAAAGATCAAATATCAACAACGGTCACACTGAGGTGTACAGTGTGTCGGACAGTCTAAGGCAGTGGTTTTCAGACTTTTTTGACCCAGGGACCCCTTTGACATACACATTTTGGCTGAGGACCCCCCCCCTACCGTAGGATGACGGGGGGtgctgagggaaaaaaaaattgagagcgtggggggaggggtggggggtagaGATGGTAAAAAGTtgaagggggggaggggggttagaACTTAAAAACTTGTGAAAGCGGGCGGGGTTGGAGAGAGTAAAGGTGGAGGGAAGGTACAAACTTGTGAGACCAGGATTACAAGGGGGTCTTACAGTTATGGTGTGCCTTGAGGATGCGCCGGCAGTCTTGCGCGTGGCAATACTGGAACACCGAGCGGCCCAGCAGCTCTCCCTCCGAGTAGCCTGTCAGCTCCGTGACACtggtgggggggaaaaaatcacAACGCCACAGTGGTCAGGTGCGCTCCCTAGCACAGAAGTACTGCCCTGCCAGTGTGCCCACATTGCCatggtgatgtgtgtgtgtgtgtgtgtgtgtgaggggtggGACTCAGAGAGGTGTGGCTGGAGCGCTGTGGGCCCCGGTGGCGGTTATGGTTGGCCCGGTGCCTTTGCAACACGGCCGTACCTGGGCTGGCAGTAGGTGAACTTCATGTCTGGGCTGTGTCTACTCAGGAAGGCGTGGCGGTTCACACTTGCATCGCTGGCACTGGGCAGGGGCACCGGCTGGCACAATAAGATCAGGTAGCCAGGGAGGTTATTGATGGTGACCTGGGGTACCTTCGCCACTCCGGTACAGTGCAGCacctgggggtgggggtgggggtgggggtgggggggatacaAAGAGGGTGCGGCATGTGGGAGGGGGGTAGAAACAGAGAGAGTGCAAGTTACTGGAGAGGAAAACCAGGAGtagcagagggagagggagagagggagagagggagggaggcaggacATGAGGGGGTCGCAGCCGACGGGGGCTCACTCACTTTCCACGAGGCTGACTTGAGGTGGACCGTCCGCCCCTGAGAGGTCAGTGTGCATTTCACCCGGGTGAAGAAATCGCAGTCCTGCTTTTCTGCTTTACCCCTGGTCTctggagagatagagagagagttaaACCTTGCTCCTGCTCTGCCGCCTCTTTCAATTCCTCGCTGGTGTGTGGATTAGCGTTGAACAGTTTCCCTTGACATGGCTGTAAAGTCTGCACAAAATGTGTGTTTCTCCGTGACTGTGGGGGGGGATTTAGAATAATAGAAACAACTGAAAGGGTTcaatgaataaaaataacacacCAAGAAATCCCACTAGAATGAAACTGGTCAGGGACCCTGTTCATCCATACAAGGCACAGCCTTTTAGACCGAAACGGCTTAGTCACCTTGTCTGAAGTTCAGAATATCTTTAATTTCCTCCTGGTCACAGGGGTGGATGAACTCAAACACACTCTGGCCAATGAGCTCCATCTgcggcagagagagagagagagagagggagagagagagggagagagagatagggagtCACTTTGGTCTTGGGTCTTCCCAGatattattttttcaacacCTTTTTTTAATCCCACTGCACAATTTTCCTCCCCACGTTAACTGACTGCCTGGAGGGGGACATCATCGAGCCCTGGACCCCCAGATACGTCATTCTCTCCTGGGGGAGTTTTTGTGTTGTCCTCTTGACTCTTATGGCACTAATGACTGTATTGTAACTGTCCTGCATCTGTTACAGCCCAGTGCGCTGTGGCAACTTTCTGGGAAAAgtactgattgattgattggttgattgataaGTGATTAATTAAGGCTAATAGCGTTGGATCAGCCTAATGCATTTACTAGGTTTTCACTCCAGAAGCTTctgtaataataacacaaactcCTTCGTGGACTACAATTGTGGCCTCTTGTAC encodes:
- the hif1al2 gene encoding hypoxia inducible factor 1 subunit alpha, like 2 isoform X2, with translation MFGELAQQLPLPPGTATHLDKASVVRLTLSYLQLRALLDEAETPGWASTSAEIETQASAEGAGPGPGADGTSCVERVLGTALEGFLLLLSPSGQVVYISEGVSQHTGIPQMELIGQSVFEFIHPCDQEEIKDILNFRQETRGKAEKQDCDFFTRVKCTLTSQGRTVHLKSASWKVLHCTGVAKVPQVTINNLPGYLILLCQPVPLPSASDASVNRHAFLSRHSPDMKFTYCQPSVTELTGYSEGELLGRSVFQYCHAQDCRRILKAHHNLFSKGQMSTGRYRLLARRGGYVWAETDATVVCDERTGQPHSVLCVNYILSEPEESEVTFSLEQTESLFRPCPAHDTDALAPAPVPTPLLGPTQVPESRAQVRCGQGRGYMGSTGFAGESCFPAEYTETDPRDGGAKAAIVSLMERLLEWDSEGGLQKKNQENHNELDLDSLAPYIPMDGEDFKLSPIPEVAGDRGALGPGDGAELGPSPLPKSSWELPDSSYRGLAVPGEETPFAPPPVPRAQQRGSLQMSDIKDPSHLDPRQPQPHLMAAQPSERAECCCLGKRCTAEVAQEMRGWQSRHQKRHWREEQPGPLWSCNTQETWVLDGSAPLWKRMKVPGEVNLQSYITQGRRRDPWSLGRAACCGCVGPQASVPWAPGYTETAGGAPRLDTPFCSTDTPVKSTHRSDWSAGSVCPALPVLTRWECEVNAPLSTASSLLHGAEILRVLDQATSHLGPERLGTE
- the hif1al2 gene encoding hypoxia inducible factor 1 subunit alpha, like 2 isoform X1, which produces MGGESEGKKKRAFSEKRREKSRNAARSRRGQESQMFGELAQQLPLPPGTATHLDKASVVRLTLSYLQLRALLDEAETPGWASTSAEIETQASAEGAGPGPGADGTSCVERVLGTALEGFLLLLSPSGQVVYISEGVSQHTGIPQMELIGQSVFEFIHPCDQEEIKDILNFRQETRGKAEKQDCDFFTRVKCTLTSQGRTVHLKSASWKVLHCTGVAKVPQVTINNLPGYLILLCQPVPLPSASDASVNRHAFLSRHSPDMKFTYCQPSVTELTGYSEGELLGRSVFQYCHAQDCRRILKAHHNLFSKGQMSTGRYRLLARRGGYVWAETDATVVCDERTGQPHSVLCVNYILSEPEESEVTFSLEQTESLFRPCPAHDTDALAPAPVPTPLLGPTQVPESRAQVRCGQGRGYMGSTGFAGESCFPAEYTETDPRDGGAKAAIVSLMERLLEWDSEGGLQKKNQENHNELDLDSLAPYIPMDGEDFKLSPIPEVAGDRGALGPGDGAELGPSPLPKSSWELPDSSYRGLAVPGEETPFAPPPVPRAQQRGSLQMSDIKDPSHLDPRQPQPHLMAAQPSERAECCCLGKRCTAEVAQEMRGWQSRHQKRHWREEQPGPLWSCNTQETWVLDGSAPLWKRMKVPGEVNLQSYITQGRRRDPWSLGRAACCGCVGPQASVPWAPGYTETAGGAPRLDTPFCSTDTPVKSTHRSDWSAGSVCPALPVLTRWECEVNAPLSTASSLLHGAEILRVLDQATSHLGPERLGTE